The following are from one region of the Harpia harpyja isolate bHarHar1 chromosome 4, bHarHar1 primary haplotype, whole genome shotgun sequence genome:
- the INSM1 gene encoding LOW QUALITY PROTEIN: insulinoma-associated protein 1 (The sequence of the model RefSeq protein was modified relative to this genomic sequence to represent the inferred CDS: inserted 1 base in 1 codon; substituted 1 base at 1 genomic stop codon), with translation MAPARLKAVAAAPRAEXGXVRRGRRRRGGGAKMPRGFLVKRSRRPTPVSYRARCCREAAAGPPLPAAAGGAPPPACPAAPPPPRDSPPPVPFGTPDAAVQALYSPTRPVSRDKYLERGFSLGSPVSAESFPAPAVPGTMDPLLFAPAELKLWAAAAGHAEPPAAHAAGPGPAPGGAPAPPAPAAPPASGRPPPAKRPPGAAEPGRQKAPSGKKAKAIRKLTFEDEVTTSPVLGLRIKEGPVEAPAKARGGCARPLGEFICQLCKEEYGDPFALAQHRCSRIVRVEYRCPECDKVFSCPANLASHRRWHKPRPPAAKGGPEAGRAPAEEPPKEAAGGSGSERDTPSPGGASEAGSEEGLFECPRCAKRFRRQAYLRKHLLGHPAPAPAAAPAAAPAPEPAAEEPPAPPPAECRLCPVCGETFPSKSSQERHLRLLHAAQVFPCKYCPATFYSSPGLTRHINKCHPSENRQVILLQVPLRPAC, from the exons ATGGCCCCGGCCCGCTTAAAGGCGGTGGCGGCCGCGCCGCGGGCAGAGTGAG GCgtgcgccgcggccgccgccggcgcggAGGCGGCGCGAAGATGCCCCGGGGCTTCCTGGTGAAGCGCAGCCGGCGGCCCACCCCCGTCTCGTACCGGGCGCGCTGCTGCCGCgaggccgccgccggcccgccgctccccgccgccgctggcggcgccccgccgcccgcctgccccgccgccccaCCGCCGCCGCGGGACTCACCGCCGCCGGTGCCGTTCGGGACGCCCGATGCCGCCGTGCAGGCGCTGTACAGCCCCACGCGGCCCGTCAGCAGGGACAAGTACCTGGAGCGCGGCTTCAGCCTGGGCTCGCCCGTCTCGGCCGAGTCCTTCCCCGCCCCGGCCGTGCCCGGCACCATGGACCCGCTCCTCTTCGCCCCGGCCGAGCTCAAGCTctgggccgccgccgccggccacgCCGAGCCGCCCGCCGCCcacgccgccggccccggccccgctcctggCGGagcccccgcgccgcccgccccggccgcgccgcccgcctcgggccgcccgccgcccgccaaGCGCCCGCCGGGCGCCGCCGAGCCCGGCCGGCAGAAGGCCCCGTCGGGCAAGAAGGCGAAGGCGATCCGCAAGCTGACCTTCGAGGACGAGGTGACCACGTCGCCCGTGCTGGGGCTGCGCATCAAGGAGGGCCCGGTGGAGGCGCCGGCCAAGGCGCGGGGCGGCTGCGCCCGGCCGCTGGGCGAGTTCATCTGCCAGCTCTGCAAGGAGGAGTACGGGGACCCCTTCGCGCTGGCGCAGCACCGCTGCTCCCGCATCGTCCGGGTGGAGTACCGCTGCCCCGAGTGCGACAAGGTCTTCTCCTGCCCCGCCAACCTCGCCTCCCACCGCCGCTGGCACaagccgcgcccgcccgccgccaagGGCGGCCCCGAGGCGGGCAGGGCGCCGGCCGAGGAGCCGCCGAAGGaggcggccggcggcagcggcagcgagCGGGACACGCCGAGCCCCGGCGGCGCCTCGGAGGCGGGCTCCGAGGAGGGGCTCTTCGAGTGCCCCCGCTGCGCCAAGCGGTTCCGCCGGCAGGCCTACCTGCGCAAGCACCTGCTGGGCCacccggctccggccccggccgcggcccccgccgccgccccggccccggagCCCGCTGCCGAggagccgcccgccccgccgcccgccgagTGCCGGCTCTGCCCCGTCTGCGGGGAGACCTTCCCCAGCAAGAGCAGCCAGGAGCGGCACCTCCGCCTCCTGCACGCCGCCCAGGTCTTCCCCTGCAAGTACTGCCCAGCCACCTTCTACAGCTCGCCCGGCCTCACCCGGCACATCAACAAGTGCCACCCCTCCGAGAACAGGCAGGTCATCCTGCTGCAGGTGCCGCTGCGTCCCGCCTGCTAG